Genomic DNA from Hymenobacter jejuensis:
TACCGCAGCTACTGGATCGGAAGCGCTACAATGAAGATGGCGCCGGCAGTGTACACATTTATTCGCCCTGGTGGCTGGATAACAAGAAGTTGGACTTCCCCCGCGGCTATCACATCGAATACGGAGGCGGGATGCACATGCCGTCGTATGGGTTTGGCGGCGGCATCCAGAACTTAAACGGTCTGGTGCCCGGCCGCGACGGAAAAATGAAAGACGCCGGCGGCTTTGGTGCTTCGTTAAAAGACGATTACCGGCGCTTTTACGGCACCCAGGTAGGCATGGCGGGCCGCGGAACTGCCATTGCCCGAGAAGATAATTACTGCGAAATCGACCGCGACGTGGTGGATAAATTCGGGATACCCGTCCTGAAGTTTCACTACAAATGGACCGATGCCGAAGTCAAGCAGGCCAAGCACATGCAGGAAACGTTTCAATCGATTATGCATGCGATGGGGGGCATCATCACGTCGAAAATTCAGGGGCCCGAAACCAATTACGGGCTCGAAGCGCCGGGGCGCATTATTCACGAAGTGGGCACGGTCCGGATGGGCGACGACCCCAAAAAATCGGCCCTGAACAAATGGTGCCAGGCCCACGACTGCAAAAACCTGTTTGTGGTCGATGCGTCGCCGTTTGTGCAGCAAGGCGACAAAAACGCGACCTGGACCATCCTGGCGCTCTCCATGCGCACGAGCGAGTACATCCTGGAGCAAAGAAAAAAGCTGAACGTGTAACCCCTGATTGTTACCCACCGATGAAAAGACGCGACTCTCTGAAAGCCATTGGCTTAGCTACCCTTTCGACCGCCTTGCTGGTCGATGCCTGCAAGAACGATTCCCCTAAAACGACCGAGGCTCCGGCCGCTTCCACACCCACGGACGCGGACGCGGGAGTTGCGGGCAGGGAAGCCTTTGAGATAGAGCGAGATAAGAAGCTGCACGCCGAGAAGTTCTTTACTCCGCACGAGATGGCCACGATCACGGTGTTGGCTGATATCATCATTCCCAAAGACGAGAAGTCGGGGAGCGCCTCGGACGCCAAAGTGCCTGACTTTATCGAGTTCATAGTCAAGGATATACCGGAGCACCAGGTACCCATGCGCGGCGGCCTGCGCTGGCTTGATGTGCAGTGCTTAACCCGGTTCAACCGTGCTTTCGTGGATTGCACCCCGCCGCAGCAACTAGAAATGGTAACGGCCATTGCATATCCGCTGAAGGCCACGCGCGAAATGAAGCAGGGCGTAACGTTTTTTAATCGGATGCGCGATTTGACCGCTTCCGGCTTCTTTACCAGCAAAATGGGCATCGCCGATCTTGGCTACGTCGGTAATTCACCGAACAAATGGACCGGCGTGCCCGAAGACGTACTCAAGCAATACGGCATGGAACACGTGTAACCCGACACGTGCCGCGTGGCGCAATAGTCAATGCCGGATTTGAAAAATCAGAAGAATTGGACCAAGATGAAGTATTGACCGCGGTGGTGCGTCTTTGTTAGAGCCGAGTCTACATCGCTCGGTACTACTTCATTTTCAGCTTATTCTCATGGCTAAAACCGTTTTCATCACCGGCACTTCTACGGGCATCGGCGCGGCGTGCGTGCGCCTTTTTGCCCAGCACGGCTGGCAGGTAGCCGCCACCATGCGCAACCCCGCCGACGCGAAATTCGACGACCTGCCTAGTGTGCGCGTGTACGCGCTCGACGTAACTGATGGCGCGGCCGTAACCCGCGTAATAGCGCAGGCCCACCAGGATTTCGGCAGTCTCGATGTGCTCGTAAACAACGCCGGCTACGGCCTGGTTGGGCCCTTCGAGGCGGCTACTGATGCGCAGATTCAGACGCAGTTTGCGACCAACGTTTTCGGGGTGTTTGCGGTCACGCGGGCCGCGTTGCCGTTTATGCGGGCGCAAAAATCAGGTGTTATCATCAACATCACATCGGTAGGCGGGCGCACGGCATTTCCGATGAATTCGCTGTACCACGCCACCAAATTCGGGCTCGACGGCTTCTCGGAGTCGCTGTGGTTTGAGCTGGCACCGTTCGGCATTCAGGTGAAAGTAGTGGCTCCCGGAGGCGTAGCCACCGATTTTGCCACCCGCTCGCTCCAAATGACCATCGACCCCGCCGACGACTCCAACCCCTACGCCGGGCAGGTACGCAGCGTGCTCAATGCCTTCAGCAGCCGCAGCGGCAATGCTTCCACCGCCGAGCAGATCGCCGAAGTAATCTACACCGCCGCCACCGACGGCTCGAGCCAATTGCGCTACATCGCCGGTGCCGATGCGCAACAGGTGCTGGGCGCCAAAGCCAACATGACCGACGAAGCGTATCTGGCGATGACGCAGAAGAATTTCGGCTTGGCGGAATGACCTTACCCCATTCGAGCTCCACAAAAAAGCCCCGACTGCTATAGCAGTCGGGGCTTTTTTGTAAGTATCTGATTATGAAATACTTAAGCTA
This window encodes:
- a CDS encoding gluconate 2-dehydrogenase subunit 3 family protein; its protein translation is MKRRDSLKAIGLATLSTALLVDACKNDSPKTTEAPAASTPTDADAGVAGREAFEIERDKKLHAEKFFTPHEMATITVLADIIIPKDEKSGSASDAKVPDFIEFIVKDIPEHQVPMRGGLRWLDVQCLTRFNRAFVDCTPPQQLEMVTAIAYPLKATREMKQGVTFFNRMRDLTASGFFTSKMGIADLGYVGNSPNKWTGVPEDVLKQYGMEHV
- a CDS encoding SDR family oxidoreductase, whose translation is MAKTVFITGTSTGIGAACVRLFAQHGWQVAATMRNPADAKFDDLPSVRVYALDVTDGAAVTRVIAQAHQDFGSLDVLVNNAGYGLVGPFEAATDAQIQTQFATNVFGVFAVTRAALPFMRAQKSGVIINITSVGGRTAFPMNSLYHATKFGLDGFSESLWFELAPFGIQVKVVAPGGVATDFATRSLQMTIDPADDSNPYAGQVRSVLNAFSSRSGNASTAEQIAEVIYTAATDGSSQLRYIAGADAQQVLGAKANMTDEAYLAMTQKNFGLAE